Proteins from one Setaria italica strain Yugu1 chromosome V, Setaria_italica_v2.0, whole genome shotgun sequence genomic window:
- the LOC105914384 gene encoding uncharacterized protein LOC105914384 codes for MESQDNLRRACSEIANKLEKFVIIGAASNPRPDVAAAAKNADQPAAAVETVRCACCNVGEDCTAAYIRGVRARFCGDWLCGLCAEAVKERVRRDPGGCVAAALGAHEAECRDFNATTRLNPTLSLAGSMRRIARRSLDRRTASCQERGSLGGGAPASRAAALARSASCDPRFLADVVDEASSGDRRR; via the coding sequence ATGGAGAGCCAAGACAACCTGCGACGGGCCTGCTCGGAAATCGCAAACAAGCTGGAGAAGTTCGTCATCATAGGCGCCGCCAGCAACCCACGCCCcgacgtcgccgcggcggccaagAACGCCGACcagccggcggccgcggtggagaCGGTGCGGTGCGCGTGCTGCAACGTGGGCGAGGACTGCACGGCGGCGTACATCCGCGGCGTCCGCGCGCGCTTCTGCGGCGACTGGCTGTGCGGGCTGTGCGCGGAGGCCGTGAAGGAGCGCGTGCGCCGCGACCCGGGCGgctgcgtggcggcggcgctgggcgcgcACGAGGCCGAGTGCCGGGACTTCAACGCGACGACCAGGCTGAACCCGACGCTGTCCCTGGCCGGGTCCATGCGCCGCATCGCGCGCAGGAGCCTGGACCGGAGGACGGCGTCGTGCCAGGAGCGCGgcagcctcggcggcggcgcgccggcgtccagggcggcggcgctcgcgagGTCCGCCAGCTGCGACCCGCGGTTCCTGGCCGACGTGGTGGACGAAGCCTCCTCCGGGGACCGGCGCAGATGA